In one Natronosalvus amylolyticus genomic region, the following are encoded:
- a CDS encoding L-lactate permease, with the protein MVSTLELLLAATPLLLAGVLLVGFLWPATRAMPLAWIVAVLVGFFVWGMPVEWIAAASIVGVMTAIQILWIVFGALLLLYTLMQAGAFDRINEGFAKISDDRRVQVILVGFFLATFIEGAAGFGTPAAVVAPLLLALGFPALAAVIAALIGHIIAVTYGAVGTPIIIGIENPLADTAATNQAITDAGFTVQDYSVEVAVWAATYHALIGFVMPLFAVGMVVYFFGDPDERSLQPAWDVAPLALFSGIAFVIPYWLSAQISAEFPALMGAMVGGAIVVGALKAGYFVPDEEWDFPDQEEWPDHWVGTIEPGQTNNASVESGTGDGPAVADGGPAQELSLLRAWTPYILLVVLLVVTRVLDPLPELLQEELIGIGQFSLLFDTSWPNIFGTTLSGGISWVYVPGFWLVICALIAIPLYNMDGTQVRAAWNETVEKLVAPLIALVFVIAMVQVMLQSGAHAEGTESMIFVLAQATADAAGPAYPFIAALIGALGAAMAGSNTVSNITFGGFQFEAASQLGLPTQIIVGAQAVGGAIGNLVAIHNVVAALATVGLVGQEGRVMRLNLIPLLYYAVGVGIVVTLFSYVLFPGLF; encoded by the coding sequence ATGGTTAGTACACTCGAGTTGTTGCTCGCAGCGACGCCACTGCTTCTCGCTGGCGTTCTGCTGGTCGGCTTCCTCTGGCCTGCGACGCGGGCAATGCCGCTTGCGTGGATTGTAGCGGTCCTGGTCGGCTTTTTCGTCTGGGGGATGCCCGTCGAATGGATCGCGGCGGCGTCCATAGTCGGCGTCATGACGGCGATACAGATCCTCTGGATCGTCTTCGGTGCGCTGTTGTTACTGTATACGTTGATGCAGGCGGGTGCCTTCGACCGGATTAACGAAGGATTCGCGAAGATCAGCGACGACCGCCGCGTGCAGGTGATTCTGGTCGGCTTCTTCCTCGCAACGTTCATCGAGGGAGCGGCCGGCTTCGGGACACCCGCCGCGGTCGTCGCCCCGCTGTTGTTGGCGCTTGGATTCCCGGCACTGGCCGCGGTGATTGCCGCGTTGATCGGCCACATTATCGCCGTTACCTACGGCGCGGTCGGGACGCCGATCATTATCGGAATCGAGAACCCGCTTGCGGATACGGCGGCCACGAATCAGGCGATTACCGACGCCGGATTCACCGTGCAGGATTACTCGGTCGAGGTCGCAGTCTGGGCGGCGACCTACCACGCCCTCATCGGCTTTGTCATGCCGCTGTTCGCGGTGGGGATGGTCGTCTACTTCTTTGGCGACCCGGATGAGCGCAGTCTCCAGCCGGCGTGGGACGTTGCGCCCCTGGCGCTGTTCTCCGGAATCGCGTTCGTGATTCCCTACTGGCTATCTGCACAGATCAGCGCGGAGTTCCCTGCCCTCATGGGCGCGATGGTCGGCGGGGCTATCGTCGTCGGAGCCCTGAAAGCTGGCTACTTCGTTCCGGACGAGGAGTGGGACTTCCCGGACCAGGAGGAGTGGCCGGATCACTGGGTTGGTACGATCGAACCCGGACAGACGAACAACGCGAGCGTAGAGTCGGGAACGGGCGACGGGCCAGCAGTTGCTGACGGGGGTCCTGCCCAGGAACTGTCCTTGCTCCGTGCCTGGACGCCGTACATCCTGCTGGTCGTCTTGCTGGTCGTCACGCGCGTGCTCGATCCGCTGCCGGAACTCCTGCAGGAGGAACTAATTGGAATTGGCCAGTTTTCGCTCCTGTTCGACACCTCTTGGCCGAACATCTTCGGCACCACCCTCAGTGGCGGCATTAGCTGGGTCTACGTTCCCGGCTTCTGGCTCGTCATCTGTGCGCTGATCGCGATTCCGCTCTACAATATGGACGGAACGCAAGTTCGTGCAGCCTGGAACGAAACGGTCGAGAAACTCGTCGCGCCGCTGATCGCGCTCGTGTTCGTCATTGCGATGGTGCAGGTGATGCTCCAGTCCGGTGCCCACGCCGAGGGGACCGAGAGCATGATCTTCGTCCTCGCACAGGCGACCGCCGACGCCGCCGGCCCAGCGTATCCGTTCATCGCCGCACTCATCGGTGCACTCGGAGCAGCAATGGCCGGTTCGAACACCGTCTCGAACATCACGTTCGGCGGATTCCAGTTCGAAGCCGCGAGCCAGCTCGGCTTGCCCACGCAAATTATCGTGGGTGCGCAGGCCGTTGGCGGGGCTATCGGTAACCTCGTCGCGATCCACAACGTCGTCGCCGCACTCGCCACGGTCGGTCTCGTCGGCCAGGAAGGTCGCGTGATGCGGTTGAACCTGATCCCGCTGCTGTACTACGCAGTCGGCGTCGGAATCGTCGTGACACTGTTCAGCTACGTCCTCTTCCCGGGCCTGTTCTGA
- a CDS encoding ArsR family transcriptional regulator: MANDRERNSHGQYTDRIPPEAALEAFDERDDLGRPLTADDVMDHLECSRRTAHNKLTDLVDEGVLETRKIGARGRVWWVPIETEPEERTATGRETREPTERTPPAVQQAIRDVDLPGSGSALEARREALLASYQYLIEHPSAKKSDFLENVYPDNPAAFETDEGWWNAIQPALKELPGVDPPEERGHIWNFLGSDRFTPTLG, encoded by the coding sequence ATGGCGAACGATCGTGAGCGAAACAGCCACGGCCAGTACACGGATCGCATCCCGCCGGAGGCCGCCCTCGAGGCGTTCGACGAGCGGGATGATCTCGGCCGCCCACTCACCGCGGACGACGTCATGGACCACCTGGAGTGTTCGCGCCGGACCGCACACAACAAGCTCACCGACCTCGTCGACGAGGGCGTTCTCGAGACGCGCAAAATCGGCGCACGGGGTCGCGTCTGGTGGGTACCGATCGAAACGGAACCGGAGGAGCGAACGGCGACGGGACGAGAGACGAGAGAGCCGACCGAACGGACACCACCGGCCGTACAGCAGGCGATTCGGGACGTCGACCTCCCCGGTTCGGGATCGGCACTCGAGGCCCGACGGGAGGCCTTGCTCGCGTCCTATCAGTACCTCATCGAACACCCAAGCGCAAAGAAATCGGACTTCCTCGAGAACGTGTATCCGGACAACCCGGCGGCGTTCGAGACCGACGAAGGCTGGTGGAACGCGATACAGCCAGCGCTGAAGGAGTTGCCCGGCGTCGACCCGCCCGAAGAACGCGGGCACATCTGGAACTTCCTCGGCAGCGATCGGTTCACGCCGACGCTCGGGTGA
- a CDS encoding L-lactate permease: MGDVATVAFAAIPLLVVSVLLVGFLWPATRAMPIAWLSALLVAFVVWGMPVRWLAAATIEGIVIAIQILFIVFGALVLLYTMLRAGAFDVLNSGFAMISEDRRVQVVLIAFFLSTFIEGAAGFGAPAAVVAPLLLGLGFPALAAVVAALIGHIIAVTYGAVGTPIIVGIREPMASVFEINQAIEAEGLTATEFAVNVAAWAATYHLLVGFVMPLFAVGMVVYFFGDPADRSIQPALAVVPLCLFAGLSFVVPYWLSAWFISAEFPSLVGSMVGAGITVAALRAGYFLPDDEWTFPDQDEWPDHWLGSIQPSDVNTVLTRNHDISLARAWSPYVLLVVLLLLTRVYDPFSALLRGEQVSLLGRQVSLVLGTVATGAGEFTVGLFLFEWTNILGTSLETGVNFTYVPGTWLLVSAIAAVGVFGMNRRQVGEAWVGAGSKLLAPLIALVFVLAMAQVMLQSGSHADGLDSMIVVLGTATANAFGPAYPMVAALIGALGAALVGSNTVSNITFGPFQFVAAERLGLSRELIVGAQTVGGAIGNLVAIHNVVAALATVGLIGEEGRVIRLNLIPLVYYTVFVGVWTVLFTYVFFPDVF, from the coding sequence ATGGGTGATGTGGCGACCGTGGCCTTCGCTGCGATACCGTTGCTCGTCGTGAGCGTCTTACTCGTGGGCTTTCTCTGGCCGGCAACGCGAGCGATGCCAATCGCGTGGCTTTCGGCACTCCTCGTCGCGTTCGTTGTCTGGGGGATGCCAGTTAGATGGTTGGCCGCGGCGACCATCGAAGGTATCGTTATCGCGATTCAGATTCTCTTTATCGTCTTCGGGGCGCTCGTCTTGCTGTATACGATGTTGCGTGCGGGCGCATTCGACGTTCTCAATAGCGGTTTTGCGATGATTAGCGAGGACCGCCGCGTACAGGTCGTGTTGATTGCGTTCTTCCTCTCGACATTTATCGAAGGCGCGGCCGGTTTCGGCGCGCCCGCCGCGGTCGTCGCGCCGCTGTTGCTCGGCCTCGGCTTTCCGGCGCTGGCCGCCGTGGTCGCTGCGTTGATCGGACACATCATCGCCGTCACCTACGGTGCGGTCGGGACGCCGATCATCGTCGGCATCAGAGAACCCATGGCAAGCGTCTTCGAGATCAATCAGGCGATCGAAGCGGAAGGCCTGACTGCCACCGAGTTCGCGGTCAACGTCGCCGCGTGGGCCGCGACCTATCACCTGCTCGTCGGCTTCGTCATGCCGTTGTTCGCGGTGGGGATGGTCGTCTACTTCTTCGGTGATCCGGCCGATCGATCGATACAACCGGCCCTCGCAGTGGTGCCGCTTTGTCTGTTCGCTGGGCTCAGTTTCGTGGTGCCGTACTGGCTGTCGGCCTGGTTTATCAGCGCGGAGTTTCCGTCGCTGGTGGGGTCGATGGTCGGCGCAGGAATTACCGTGGCTGCACTGCGGGCTGGCTACTTCCTGCCCGATGACGAGTGGACGTTCCCCGACCAGGACGAGTGGCCCGACCACTGGCTGGGATCGATTCAGCCGAGCGACGTCAACACGGTCCTGACCCGGAACCACGACATCTCCCTGGCCCGTGCCTGGTCGCCGTACGTCTTGCTGGTCGTGCTGTTGTTGTTGACTCGCGTCTACGACCCGTTTTCGGCGCTGCTTCGCGGCGAACAGGTGTCGCTGCTCGGACGGCAGGTTTCGCTCGTTCTAGGGACGGTCGCAACCGGGGCCGGCGAGTTCACCGTCGGTCTGTTCCTCTTCGAGTGGACGAACATCCTCGGAACGAGTCTCGAGACTGGCGTCAATTTCACCTACGTTCCCGGCACCTGGCTGCTGGTGAGTGCGATAGCAGCCGTCGGCGTGTTCGGGATGAACCGTCGACAGGTCGGCGAAGCCTGGGTGGGCGCCGGTTCGAAGCTGCTCGCCCCGCTGATCGCGCTCGTGTTCGTCCTCGCGATGGCGCAGGTGATGTTGCAGTCGGGCTCACACGCCGACGGTCTGGACAGCATGATCGTCGTCCTCGGAACTGCCACGGCGAACGCGTTCGGCCCGGCCTATCCGATGGTTGCGGCGCTCATCGGTGCCCTGGGGGCCGCACTGGTCGGTTCGAACACCGTCTCGAACATCACCTTCGGTCCGTTCCAGTTCGTCGCGGCCGAACGACTCGGCCTGTCACGCGAACTCATCGTCGGTGCCCAGACTGTCGGCGGAGCAATCGGCAACCTCGTCGCGATCCACAACGTCGTCGCCGCGCTCGCCACCGTCGGCCTCATCGGCGAAGAGGGTCGCGTTATTCGGCTCAATCTCATTCCGCTCGTCTACTACACGGTGTTCGTCGGGGTGTGGACAGTCCTCTTTACGTACGTGTTCTTCCCCGACGTGTTTTGA
- a CDS encoding FAD-binding and (Fe-S)-binding domain-containing protein, translated as MATDPTDSRSRTTLTPDPATDSQANYDYRSDDVEQPSLVTALEARIAGEVRGDGYSRQLYATDASIYEMTPIAVVFPKSTDDVAAVVTYCADHEIPVLPRGGGTSLAGQTVNEAVVLDFTKHMDGVLEVDPEGRRASVQSGIYLGSLNEALAPHDLKFAPDPAWGDKSALGGAIGNNSTGAHSLQYGKTDAYVESVEVVLADGTVTTFGEVTLEDLPELADGDDLEAAIYAEVARILEEQGDLIEAQYPDLKRNVSGYNLDWLVDDARGVERGIGEPNAEGGTINLAKLLCGSEGTLAIVTEATVGLEPVPAEKSMVLLAYESVLEAMDDVQAIVEHDPAAVEVIDDVMIDLARDTAEFAPTTELLPDGTAAVLIVEFYADDVAEGKQKVANLVADRCPTVDTEQAPAAEEKRTVTGADVFAFDAVEAYDDAERAKIWKLRKSGLPILLSRTTDEKHVAFIEDTGIPPENLRAFVADFQEILEDHDTYASFYAHAGPGVLHIRPLVNTKTEAGLDAMESIADAVTDLVVEYDGSVSGEHGDGRARTQWNRKLYGETLWETFQELKTAFDPDWLLNPGQVVFRDDDPTDMTENHRFGPDYAFDAGFDPVLEWDEDNGFQGMAELCHGCGGCRGEQSTTGGVMCPTFRASHEEILSTRGRANALRGAMSGELDPESQFDDEFVEEVLDLCIGCKGCKHDCPSGVDMAKLKAEVVHEYHERNGISLRDRVFANFDRLAALGSATAPVSNWLSALPGADLLAEKALGISAERDLPEFQGRTFAKRTADHEPAVPESEAVRRALLIPDVYTNHEYPEAGEAALAVLEAAGVHVQVATPRDVGRPAFSKGMLDVAGDKARGTVDGLEPYVENGWDVILLEPSDAVMVQSDYRDLLVGDDVDAVADSTYGICEYLDRFDLDAEIDFDAPEEHLVYHGHCHQKAHAKDHHAVGVLRRAGYRVDPLDSSCCGMAGSFGYEAEHYSMSKAIADVLYDQVSASDGDRVVTPGASCRTQLGDRPGATEEPPTPIEVLADALEE; from the coding sequence ATGGCAACCGATCCAACCGACTCACGGTCACGAACGACACTCACACCGGACCCTGCAACCGACTCGCAGGCGAACTACGACTATCGGAGCGACGACGTCGAGCAACCGAGCCTCGTCACTGCACTCGAGGCACGGATAGCGGGCGAAGTCCGCGGTGACGGTTACTCGAGACAGCTGTACGCGACCGATGCGAGCATCTACGAGATGACGCCGATCGCGGTCGTCTTCCCGAAATCGACCGACGACGTCGCTGCGGTCGTCACCTACTGTGCCGACCACGAGATTCCCGTCTTACCTCGCGGCGGCGGCACGAGCCTCGCCGGCCAGACGGTCAACGAGGCTGTCGTCCTGGATTTCACGAAGCACATGGACGGCGTCCTCGAGGTCGACCCCGAGGGTCGACGGGCCAGCGTCCAGTCGGGAATCTACCTCGGTTCGCTCAACGAGGCGCTCGCGCCACACGACCTGAAGTTCGCGCCCGACCCCGCCTGGGGTGATAAGAGTGCACTCGGCGGTGCAATCGGCAACAACTCGACGGGTGCACACTCCCTGCAGTACGGCAAGACCGACGCGTACGTCGAATCCGTCGAAGTCGTCCTCGCCGACGGTACCGTCACTACCTTCGGCGAAGTCACCCTCGAGGATCTCCCGGAACTCGCCGATGGCGACGACCTCGAGGCGGCGATCTACGCCGAGGTAGCTCGCATTCTCGAGGAACAGGGTGACCTGATCGAAGCACAGTACCCCGACCTGAAGCGCAACGTTTCCGGCTACAATCTCGATTGGCTCGTTGACGATGCCCGGGGCGTCGAGCGCGGCATCGGCGAACCCAACGCGGAGGGCGGAACGATCAACCTCGCGAAACTGCTCTGTGGGAGCGAAGGAACCCTCGCCATCGTCACCGAAGCGACGGTCGGACTCGAACCGGTGCCGGCCGAGAAGAGTATGGTCTTGCTCGCTTACGAGTCCGTACTCGAGGCAATGGACGACGTTCAGGCGATCGTCGAGCACGATCCGGCCGCCGTCGAGGTGATCGACGACGTGATGATCGATCTCGCACGGGATACAGCGGAGTTCGCCCCGACGACCGAACTGCTGCCCGACGGAACGGCCGCCGTGTTGATCGTCGAGTTCTACGCTGATGACGTGGCCGAAGGGAAACAAAAGGTGGCGAACCTGGTGGCAGACCGCTGTCCGACCGTCGATACCGAGCAGGCCCCTGCCGCCGAGGAGAAACGGACCGTGACCGGCGCGGACGTCTTCGCGTTCGACGCGGTCGAGGCCTACGACGACGCCGAACGGGCGAAGATCTGGAAACTCCGCAAGTCGGGGCTCCCGATCTTGCTCTCGCGAACGACCGACGAGAAACACGTTGCTTTCATCGAGGATACCGGTATCCCGCCCGAGAACCTGCGGGCGTTCGTCGCCGACTTCCAGGAAATCCTCGAGGACCACGATACCTACGCCAGTTTCTACGCTCACGCCGGGCCCGGTGTCCTCCACATCCGACCGCTGGTGAACACGAAAACCGAGGCGGGCCTCGATGCTATGGAGTCTATCGCGGACGCCGTCACCGACCTCGTCGTCGAGTACGACGGCTCCGTCTCGGGCGAACACGGCGACGGTCGGGCGAGAACCCAGTGGAACCGTAAACTCTACGGCGAGACGCTCTGGGAGACCTTCCAGGAACTCAAGACCGCTTTCGACCCGGATTGGCTCTTGAATCCCGGCCAGGTCGTCTTCCGGGACGACGACCCGACCGACATGACCGAGAACCACCGCTTCGGTCCTGACTACGCGTTCGACGCCGGCTTCGACCCCGTCCTCGAGTGGGACGAGGACAACGGCTTCCAGGGTATGGCCGAACTCTGTCACGGTTGTGGCGGTTGCCGGGGCGAACAGTCGACGACCGGCGGCGTGATGTGTCCGACCTTCCGTGCCAGCCACGAGGAGATCCTTTCGACGCGCGGGCGGGCGAACGCGCTCCGGGGGGCCATGAGCGGCGAGCTAGACCCGGAGAGCCAGTTCGACGACGAGTTCGTCGAGGAGGTGCTCGACCTCTGTATCGGCTGTAAGGGGTGTAAACACGACTGCCCGAGCGGGGTCGACATGGCGAAGCTGAAAGCCGAGGTCGTCCACGAGTACCACGAACGAAACGGCATTTCGCTTCGGGACCGGGTGTTCGCGAACTTCGATCGGCTGGCGGCCCTCGGCAGCGCGACCGCGCCGGTTTCGAACTGGTTGTCGGCGCTACCGGGTGCTGACCTGCTCGCGGAGAAGGCTCTCGGGATTTCCGCCGAACGCGACCTCCCGGAATTCCAGGGCCGAACGTTCGCCAAGCGCACTGCCGACCACGAGCCGGCCGTTCCGGAAAGCGAGGCCGTCCGCCGAGCGTTGTTGATTCCCGACGTTTACACCAACCACGAGTATCCCGAGGCCGGCGAGGCGGCGCTGGCCGTCCTCGAGGCCGCAGGCGTCCACGTGCAGGTTGCCACTCCTCGCGACGTCGGTCGGCCCGCCTTCTCGAAGGGGATGCTCGACGTGGCGGGTGACAAGGCTCGAGGGACCGTCGACGGCCTCGAACCGTACGTCGAGAACGGCTGGGACGTGATCTTGCTCGAGCCCTCCGACGCGGTCATGGTACAGTCGGATTACCGCGACTTGCTCGTCGGGGACGACGTCGACGCCGTCGCCGACAGCACCTACGGAATCTGTGAGTATCTGGACCGATTCGACCTCGATGCCGAGATCGACTTCGACGCACCCGAGGAGCATCTCGTCTATCACGGCCACTGCCACCAGAAGGCCCACGCGAAAGACCACCACGCAGTTGGCGTCCTCCGCCGGGCGGGCTATCGGGTCGACCCGCTCGACTCGAGTTGCTGTGGGATGGCCGGCAGTTTCGGCTACGAGGCCGAACACTACTCGATGAGCAAAGCCATCGCCGACGTGCTGTACGATCAGGTCTCAGCGAGCGACGGCGACCGCGTCGTCACCCCCGGCGCGTCCTGTCGAACCCAACTCGGCGACCGACCCGGAGCGACAGAGGAACCGCCGACGCCGATAGAAGTGCTGGCAGACGCGCTCGAGGAGTAA
- a CDS encoding multicopper oxidase domain-containing protein encodes MKHYRSSDEGMVSRRRLLSTVGVTGLAALAGCTSPTPQPDTGEETSTQSTGSNWQGSDATDVETDHPYTSPPEVFDLDETNGDVTLSTVAARHQLLGDETSGGPWELPEVWAWKTADGEPSVPGPVLRVTEGTEMEITYDNTNHTRPHTFHVHALEKSWMDDGAPTTTGQQIAGGETGTYEITANVPGTHLYHCHFQTQNHLDMGMYGILRVDPVDYEPPDKEFFMTVKDWDSRLSASMAGGDVDFSHRDRNPDVFTVNGRAAPYSLHPEEGSPMIVEQGDRVRVHLTNNGYESHSMHTHNHRFEMVEKDGSVIPDGARYKEDVIPVSPAERKTIEFTADADPGIYAMHCHKVNHVMNGDRYPGGMLTGIVYEDALETEQFADLMANAGYEG; translated from the coding sequence ATGAAGCATTATCGCTCGAGCGACGAAGGCATGGTTTCCCGTCGGCGCTTGTTGTCGACTGTTGGCGTCACCGGACTGGCTGCACTCGCTGGCTGTACGTCCCCGACGCCGCAACCAGATACTGGAGAGGAGACGTCGACACAGTCCACAGGAAGCAACTGGCAGGGAAGCGACGCCACGGACGTCGAAACCGACCACCCATACACCTCACCACCAGAAGTTTTCGACCTCGACGAAACGAACGGTGACGTCACCCTCTCGACGGTAGCCGCGCGCCACCAGTTGCTCGGCGACGAAACGAGTGGCGGCCCCTGGGAACTCCCCGAGGTATGGGCGTGGAAAACCGCCGACGGCGAGCCAAGCGTACCTGGCCCGGTCCTCCGCGTGACCGAAGGGACGGAGATGGAGATTACCTACGACAACACCAACCACACCCGGCCACACACGTTCCACGTTCACGCCCTCGAGAAGAGCTGGATGGACGACGGCGCGCCGACGACAACCGGCCAGCAGATTGCCGGCGGCGAGACTGGAACCTACGAGATCACCGCGAACGTGCCGGGAACCCACCTCTATCACTGTCACTTCCAGACCCAGAATCACCTCGATATGGGGATGTACGGCATCCTCCGCGTCGACCCGGTCGATTACGAGCCGCCGGACAAGGAGTTCTTCATGACGGTCAAAGACTGGGATAGCCGCCTCTCGGCCTCGATGGCCGGCGGCGACGTCGACTTCAGTCACCGCGACCGCAATCCGGACGTGTTCACCGTCAACGGCCGGGCAGCACCGTACAGCCTCCACCCCGAAGAAGGCTCCCCGATGATCGTCGAACAGGGCGACCGCGTCCGCGTTCACCTCACCAACAACGGGTACGAATCGCACTCGATGCACACCCACAACCACCGGTTCGAAATGGTGGAAAAAGACGGGAGCGTCATCCCCGACGGCGCTCGATACAAAGAGGACGTCATCCCGGTCTCACCCGCCGAACGCAAGACCATCGAGTTCACCGCCGACGCCGACCCCGGCATCTACGCCATGCACTGTCACAAAGTGAACCACGTGATGAACGGTGACCGCTATCCCGGCGGAATGCTCACCGGTATCGTTTACGAGGACGCCCTCGAGACCGAGCAGTTCGCCGACCTGATGGCGAACGCCGGCTACGAGGGATAA
- a CDS encoding type 1 glutamine amidotransferase: protein MTQMRIALLNAAYDGEETRRNFRRELDASLAEFDITDGELPETFAYDGVVVTGSRASVYWDEDWIEPAKDWARKAIDRGLPCLGICWGHQFLADVLGGTVDDMGEYEVGYSEIEHTGDSRLFEGIDRRFTAYTSHSDAVFELPPGATPIAENAYSNHGYRLEHVFGVQFHPEFDQATMHKLLTNKELEAETRERLLAELTDENHAKTRPSSLVFENFTEYVRELQAARNSEPRDVSA, encoded by the coding sequence ATGACACAGATGCGGATCGCATTGTTGAACGCCGCGTACGACGGCGAGGAAACCCGGCGGAACTTTCGACGCGAACTCGACGCCTCGCTGGCGGAATTCGATATTACTGACGGCGAGTTACCCGAGACCTTCGCCTACGACGGCGTCGTCGTCACCGGTTCTCGCGCTTCGGTGTACTGGGACGAAGACTGGATTGAACCGGCGAAGGATTGGGCGAGAAAGGCTATCGACCGTGGACTGCCGTGTCTCGGCATCTGTTGGGGTCACCAGTTCCTCGCCGACGTCCTCGGCGGCACCGTCGACGACATGGGCGAGTACGAAGTCGGCTACAGCGAGATCGAACACACCGGTGACTCCCGACTGTTCGAGGGAATTGACCGTCGGTTCACCGCCTACACGAGCCACTCTGACGCGGTCTTCGAGCTTCCGCCCGGTGCGACCCCGATTGCCGAAAACGCCTACTCGAACCACGGCTACCGTCTCGAACACGTCTTTGGCGTCCAGTTTCACCCCGAGTTCGATCAGGCGACGATGCACAAACTGCTCACGAACAAAGAGCTCGAAGCAGAGACACGCGAACGATTACTCGCCGAACTAACCGACGAAAACCACGCAAAAACGCGACCCTCGAGCCTCGTGTTCGAGAACTTCACCGAGTACGTGCGAGAACTGCAAGCGGCCAGGAATTCGGAGCCGCGAGACGTTTCGGCCTAA